A single genomic interval of Phaeodactylum tricornutum CCAP 1055/1 chromosome 5, whole genome shotgun sequence harbors:
- a CDS encoding predicted protein, with amino-acid sequence MHPKAARWAALAVFLLLAAFVYLYLHVSPALPLLSSSSTTLSWSYSDKPRAFRGPFAAHRIAIVLPFIAAGPELIPPYLELFCMGAAGSMDTVDFLLIHNGVLTNWARKADCPSNVIWIDLQSTESFARLLIKTMDEIDDADLAFSRDNMILLLAKHLEQFPYALVEFKPALGYIFQEYLESYSHWGYSDLDMLFGDLSRWITPDELTEFDVVTYGFGDQHRLYARGQFTFHRNTPRVNTLWRKCEYLSRMDQRFAKILSEKKKFKFESAEGCYSVALLQHYDIRVKYAVKAWTDTQAKDTVYTHGVYLARSASSFRHVIYKAQSAAQGKVLGELGAGWFESHDYVYADRQRPLQRSTGERESLDLPNMKDVNCMYWVRGTYQSELCLQESAVSSSDTVYWINGQLFKQPYETEHLESKVSTAPFFHFQEWKRYYRVGQLATQHLSSEVSTFILTKEGSIPLYTQIMAQSSHRLASPLGLRPLDWKADIKSDRSQLPRSEYCLASVPKKYPSRAVCDLTVSWWDEARVKILSSAPGWKSVRIENDVTLTMTLQVTAAQAKAIHALADILEAVVENLERWQGQPIVLVIHVAGITENSLSLIRERFGPNSEMSFGLDNALVAVILQQEEDHISRKTLLNMAIDAAPTRWYISGLELERGLTLSPDAITFAHQAAQAYSRFRGNVFWVPQFALKGGLKSDLSLVQLLEAKRKRLVRDPAEFDDSCSDGTNLKSPGIIWWVETQMLLDPSKRWKDQDYISKQAASLQELEDGILELTSDEHANTLYRFDESPILLTDNFGSLEVMHTHEVAKEAEVFGGRRCYNALRIAQLAALGYRFGVLAGALAVSTEASRKAFTFGSDGHPPGASRCDGCFFFEGKHDEIVKSLLKEEIGRPVKASIVWAEAMGQRN; translated from the coding sequence ATGCATCCCAAGGCGGCTCGTTGGGCCGCCTTGGCTGTCTTTCTCTTGCTTGCTGCGTTTGTTTACCTTTACCTTCACGTATCACCGGCGCTTCCGTTGCTCTCGTCCTCTTCTACGACGCTTTCTTGGTCTTATTCGGATAAACCCAGAGCGTTTCGTGGGCCGTTCGCCGCTCATAGAATCGCAATCGTGCTGCCTTTCATCGCGGCTGGACCGGAACTGATACCGCCATACCTGGAACTTTTTTGTATGGGAGCCGCCGGTTCCATGGACACCGTTGATTTTCTTCTTATTCACAACGGTGTCTTAACGAACTGGGCTCGCAAAGCCGACTGCCCTTCCAACGTTATTTGGATCGATTTGCAGTCGACGGAGAGCTTTGCGCGATTGCTGATCAAGACTATGGATGAGATAGACGATGCAGACCTGGCCTTTTCGAGAGACAATATGATCCTTCTACTCGCCAAGCACTTGGAACAATTTCCATACGCACTCGTCGAATTCAAACCCGCATTGGGATACATTTTTCAAGAGTATTTAGAATCGTATTCACACTGGGGTTATTCCGATCTCGACATGCTGTTCGGGGACCTTTCCAGATGGATTACACCTGATGAACTGACCGAATTTGATGTAGTCACATACGGTTTTGGCGATCAACACCGCTTGTACGCACGGGGTCAATTCACTTTTCATCGCAACACACCAAGAGTAAACACACTCTGGCGAAAATGTGAGTATCTTTCCCGTATGGACCAACGTTTTGCAAAAATTTtatcggaaaagaaaaagttcaaGTTTGAATCGGCCGAAGGCTGCTACTCTGTGGCGCTTTTGCAACACTACGATATTCGTGTCAAGTACGCAGTCAAGGCTTGGACAGATACTCAGGCCAAAGATACCGTCTATACTCATGGTGTCTATCTTGCTCGGAGCGCATCCTCGTTTCGCCATGTTATTTACAAGGCCCAGTCAGCAGCACAAGGTAAAGTATTGGGGGAACTAGGCGCGGGCTGGTTTGAAAGCCACGACTACGTCTATGCTGATCGGCAGCGACCACTGCAGCGCTCTACGGGAGAGAGAGAATCATTAGATTTGCCCAATATGAAAGATGTCAATTGTATGTACTGGGTTAGAGGAACTTACCAGTCAGAGCTTTGTTTGCAAGAATCGGCGGTGTCAAGTTCAGATACAGTGTACTGGATAAATGGCCAGTTATTCAAACAGCCTTACGAAACGGAACACCTGGAATCTAAAGTATCAACTGCacctttctttcattttcaaGAATGGAAACGCTACTACCGCGTGGGGCAGTTGGCAACGCAACACTTATCGTCAGAAGTGTCCACCTTTATCTTGACCAAAGAAGGCTCGATTCCTCTCTACACCCAAATAATGGCTCAATCGTCCCATCGTCTGGCGTCCCCCCTTGGCCTGAGACCTTTGGATTGGAAAGCAGATATCAAAAGCGACCGTAGTCAGCTACCTCGCAGCGAGTACTGTCTCGCTTCAGTGCCGAAAAAATATCCATCCAGGGCCGTGTGCGACTTGACGGTGTCCTGGTGGGACGAAGCGCGCGTTAAAATTTTATCCAGTGCGCCGGGCTGGAAATCCGTTCGTATAGAAAATGATGTCACTTTGACCATGACGCTACAAGTCACGGCAGCACAAGCGAAAGCAATACATGCGTTGGCAGATATTTTGGAAGCGGTGGTGGAAAACTTGGAGCGATGGCAAGGTCAACCGATTGTTCTTGTAATTCACGTGGCAGGTATAACAGAGAATTCCCTGTCTTTGATACGCGAGCGCTTCGGTCCCAACTCAGAAATGTCCTTCGGTTTGGACAATGCACTCGTCGCCGTTATACTACAGCAGGAGGAAGATCACATCAGTCGAAAGACTTTGCTTAACATGGCAATTGATGCTGCTCCAACACGCTGGTATATTAGTGgattggaattggaaaggGGGCTTACCCTGTCACCCGATGCGATCACTTTTGCACACCAAGCTGCGCAAGCTTATAGTCGCTTTCGAGGCAATGTATTTTGGGTTCCTCAATTCGCGTTGAAAGGCGGTTTGAAAAGTGACCTCAGCCTTGTACAGTTATTGGAAGCGAAACGAAAACGTCTGGTAAGAGATCCTGCGGAGTTCGATGATTCTTGTAGTGACGGGACCAATCTGAAAAGTCCCGGAATAATTTGGTGGGTGGAAACGCAGATGCTGTTGGACCCCAGCAAACGATGGAAGGACCAGGACTACATCTCGAAGCAGGCCGCTTCTTTGCAAGAACTTGAAGATGGGATTCTAGAGTTGACCTCAGACGAACATGCCAACACGTTGTATAGATTTGATGAATCGCCAATCCTGCTAACGGACAACTTTGGCTCATTAGAAGTCATGCATACCCACGAAGTTGCGAAGGAAGCAGAAGTTTTTGGCGGTCGACGATGTTACAACGCTTTACGGATAGCACAGCTCGCTGCGCTAGGGTATCGTTTTGGAGTTTTGGCTGGTGCCTTGGCAGTATCGACTGAGGCCTCTCGGAAAGCTTTTACGTTCGGAAGCGATGGACACCCTCCCGGGGCGAGTCGCTGCGATGgttgctttttcttcgagGGAAAGCATGACGAAATTGTTAAAAGCCTTCTGAAAGAGGAGATCGGTAGACCCGTCAAGGCTTCCATAGTTTGGGCAGAAGCAATGGGGCAACGCAATTAG
- a CDS encoding predicted protein has protein sequence MKDLDLDVYLVPSDDPHLSEYVPTAYERRAFLTGFKGSAGTAVITQDAACLWTDSRYWNEAGLQLDPDCWTLQKAGLADTLTIPKWLAAAAVKKYGQSDPQTPLKVGMDPFVHAASFAKELETAFAEAAADELNIADGEATKIGVLDTSNENLVDPIWTDRPEVPTSPFRVHPMEYAGVSLEDKITAVRKEMKEKKATMTVLCTLDDVAYFLNMRAMGDIDTCPVGIAYVTVEADQISLYCDPRKVESSAVQSHLNDAGVTIKPYDSVVAEVDAHCQTAGNKVWIDLSRANYALSAVIPEKSLINSQNAVTPMKACKNDAELEGIRKAHIVDGVAMAKFMAWLTEEIVGKGRSVSEVEIDEVLTSCRAEQPGFKEVSFPTIAGVGPNGAIVHYRASTDSDLMRHLDTVNPILIDSGGQYEYGTTDVTRTWHFGKPTDEFVDYYTRVLKGNIGVDVMQFPENTPGFVLDVLARQNLWAIGKDYGHGTGHGVGAALNVHEGPMGISPRWTNKEVLKNGMVLSNEPGYYEDGKFGIRIENLMEIQYVNPGHNNAEEESSSEKKFFKFSKLTMIPIQTNLINVDLLSADEMNWLDSYHEEVLEKVSPHLDEGSPALQWLQQSCKPIDRKGR, from the exons atgaaagatttggacCTCGATGTGTATCTGGTGCCTTCGGACGATCCGCATTTGTCAG AATACGTCCCCACGGCCTACGAACGTCGTGCCTTTTTGACAGGCTTCAAGGGTAGTGCTGGAACGGCCGTGATTACACAGGATGCTGCCTGTCTCTGGACCGATTCTCGCTACTGGAACGAAGCGGGTCTGCAATTGGACCCTGATTGCTGGACTTTGCAAAAGGCCGGACTTGCCGATACCCTCACCATTCCCAAATGGCTAGCCGCGGCAGCGGTGAAAAAGTACGGCCAGAGTGATCCTCAAACACCGCTCAAAGTCGGTATGGATCCATTCGTGCACGCGGCCTCGTTTGCCAAGGAGCTCGAAACGGCCTTTGCGGAAGCCGCCGCCGACGAACTGAATATTGCGGACGGGGAGGCAACGAAAATTGGAGTTCTGGATACTTCCAACGAAAATTTGGTTGATCCTATCTGGACGGACCGACCGGAAGTTCCAACTTCACCATTCCGCGTCCATCCGATGGAATACGCTGGCGTGAGCTTAGAGGACAAGATTACCGCAGTACgcaaggaaatgaaggaGAAAAAGGCTACCATGACGGTGCTTTGCACCCTAGATGATGTGGCCTACTTTCTAAATATGCGTGCCATGGGAGACATCGACACTTGTCCGGTTGGTATTGCCTATGTGACGGTGGAGGCTGATCAAATTTCCTTATACTGTGATCCCCGTAAAGTGGAATCCTCGGCCGTTCAATCTCATTTAAATGATGCTGGTGTCACAATCAAGCCTTACGATAGCGTTGTGGCAGAAGTGGATGCTCACTGCCAGACAGCGGGTAACAAGGTTTGGATTGATCTGTCTCGAGCCAACTACGCTCTAAGCGCCGTCATTCCAGAAAAGAGTTTGATCAATTCGCAAAACGCGGTGACTCCCATGAAGGCTTGCAAAAACGACGCCGAACTGGAAGGGATACGCAAGGCCCATATTGTGGACGGAGTAGCCATGGCCAAATTTATGGCTTGGCTGACGGAAGAGATTGTCGGCAAAGGTAGATCCGTCTCCGAAGTGGAGATCGACGAAGTGTTGACGTCCTGTCGCGCTGAACAGCCTGGGTTCAAAGAAGTTTCGTTCCCCACTATTGCCGGCGTTGGTCCTAACGGAGCGATTGTGCACTACCGAGCCAGCACCGACAGCGATCTGATGCGTCATCTCGACACTGTGAACCCCATTTTGATTGATTCAGGCGGTCAGTACGAATATGGCACCACAGATGTGACGCGTACATGGCACTTTGGCAAGCCTACGGACGAGTTTGTCGATTACTACACGCGCGTCCTGAAGGGAAATATTGGCGTTGACGTGATGCAGTTTCCAGAAAACACTCCTGGATTCGTTTTGGACGTGCTTGCGCGGCAGAATCTTTGggcgattggaaaagattaCGGCCACGGAACCGGCCATGGAGTCGGCGCTGCTTTGAACGTGCACGAAGGACCCATGGGAATTAGCCCTCGTTGGACCAACAAGGAAGTTTTGAAGAATGGCATGGTGCTTTCGAATGAACCAGGCTACTATGAGGACGGCAAGTTCGGGATTCGTATTGAAAACTTGATGGAGATTCAATACGTAAACCCGGGACACAACAATGCGGAGGAAGAAAGCAGTAGCGAGAAGAAGTTCTTTAAGTTTTCAAAACTTACCATGATTCCAATTCAGACGAATCTGATCAATGTGGACCTACTGTCAGCCGACGAAATGAATTGGCTGGATTCTTATCATGAAGAGGTGCTCGAAAAAGTTAGCCCACATTTGGACGAAGGCAGTCCGGCACTGCAGTGGCTCCAGCAGTCATGCAAGCCTATTGACCGTAAAGGCCGCTGA
- a CDS encoding predicted protein produces MMYVSLVEIFGEAEAHFNEARFSTAKAYLYTTLSFFAGVLIMVLNTVLAIGIHNFPEGLATFVATLSDPSVGAVLAIAIALHNIPEGLCVAMPVYHATGHRWKAFSWALLSGMAEPFAALLGWASLADHFSHSVYGVMFSFVAGMMVVSAVRELIPTAHHYDPTDTVVTYSFMVRTAVMALSPVLFII; encoded by the exons ATGATGTATGTTTCGCTCGTCGAAATCTTCGGTGAAGCCGAAGCTCATTTCAATGAAGCTCGATTCTCCACCGCCAAAGCCTATCTGTACACGACCCTTTCCTTTTTCGCTGGTGTTTTGATTATGGTG CTCAACACGGTCTTGGCCATTGGCATTCACAACTTTCCCGAGGGACTCGCCACGTTTGTTGCCACATTGAGCGATCCAAGCGTTGGGGCCGTCCTGGCGATTGCCATTGCTCTCCACAACATCCCTGAAGGATTGTGTGTCGCCATGCCAGTCTACCACGCCACGGGGCATCGCTGGAAGGCCTTCTCGTGGGCCTTGCTTTCCGGAATGGCTGAACCTTTTGCTGCCCTCCTGGGTTGGGCCAGTTTGGCTGATCACTTCTCGCATTCCGTTTATGGTGTCATGTTTTCCTTCGTTGCAGGAATGATGGTCGTAAGTGCTGTACGCGAACTGATCCCAACTGCGCATCACTACGATCCTACGGATACTGTCGTGACATATTCTTTTATGGTCAGAACGGCCGTTATGGCACTCTCGCCTGTCCTCTTTATTATATAA
- a CDS encoding predicted protein: MRKFFTYWWFGALGLNCLRSVRASQTNTYDKHSNSQTRKDIHPTKNTRIARDPHDADSTTGLWPEHPKSSKGQYQHAIGPEMVSIQPSPQCWSSALTSTGSLPTRSSRNDIDAEIFCANLPETQQKRLALEITRCHLQDLQQPLEEDPANSQSHVQLHCQPLQTDAASRTGTTAPEVALYDCLGHLTPLAGTIYTQFFAYVQVWCVRLTQQALLQAQQESSRQLSAQYEDIAHASLQQLDALVGVSAQHVLQMQQLTNLPDQVQNRVTLALETHVLPTLQQEVSRHLSHELRAQLQLHLGPILERHVAEHTAFLKRVLDRAEVRDAEQEATFQSWTTYQTTVWQQQVREMERYRTAVAFQQEQIANLADTVQATTTRLQPLAGLDSLIQTATAGYTYVTFLLHVLGTLNVLWLLTLPRRCRTFRSYLVAIVMTEAALELLLTAAVSTPQPYLNIDDGERIRLITELRKYALFLECVGYVAGIVSSLFPTYRNVPAEEEYQNCLSYHNRLRSAKEDSRPRLRETSPLRQSFSSAGGERGVNFPTSSENYSPRYGPLPPIRCETHTKTTRAEHEGDVRDPEYRQIYRPTLARVGFHQPTQRSVAPSNISLYHAKRPTTDTASFYDFGPVVSTDSRHSLHKGGSAALGCPNEVCVARTAQSLHTRPFENPDMAARESIDSESGIAAQESGLSAQTLQIEGSDSQPLTEQFCMDNDENGLTNFSPSLEQDQAYRRMDCLPSTYTASNESRKRKRPKDQAKEWSTSIKRAHTHLA; encoded by the coding sequence ATGAGAAAATTTTTCACCTATTGGTGGTTCGGTGCTCTTGGCCTGAACTGTTTGCGTTCCGTCAGGGCTTCTCAAACAAACACTTACGACAAGCATTCAAACTCCCAGACCCGCAAAGATATCCACCCTACCAAAAACACAAGAATAGCACGGGATCCTCACGATGCCGATAGTACGACTGGACTATGGCCCGAGCATCCTAAGTCCAGTAAAGGACAGTATCAGCACGCGATTGGACCTGAAATGGTCTCTATCCAGCCTTCCCCACAGTGTTGGAGCTCGGCTTTGACCAGCACGGGCTCCTTGCCGACTCGTTCCTCGCGGAACGATATTGACGCCGAGATTTTCTGTGCCAATCTGCCGGAAACGCAACAAAAAAGACTAGCTCTGGAAATTACACGCTGTCATTTGCAAGACCTACAACAACCCTTGGAAGAGGATCCGGCAAATTCACAGTCGCATGTACAACTCCATTGTCAACCACTACAGACTGACGCTGCCAGTCGTACCGGCACCACTGCGCCGGAAGTCGCACTCTACGATTGTCTCGGTCACTTGACACCCTTGGCAGGGACGATATATACCCAGTTTTTTGCCTATGTCCAAGTCTGGTGCGTCCGCTTGACGCAACAAGCCCTGCTGCAGGCCCAACAGGAATCCTCTCGACAACTTTCTGCTCAGTACGAGGATATTGCCCACGCTTCGCTTCAACAACTTGACGCCCTTGTTGGCGTTTCGGCCCAACACGTACTCCAAATGCAACAACTCACCAATCTTCCCGACCAGGTCCAGAACCGTGTCAcccttgctttggaaacACATGTGTTGCCCACCCTGCAACAGGAAGTGTCCCGGCACTTGTCACACGAGCTGCGCGCGCAACTGCAACTCCACCTTGGTCCGATTCTGGAACGACATGTGGCCGAGCACACGGCCTTTCTAAAACGTGTTCTTGATAGGGCCGAGGTCCGGGATGCCGAACAAGAAGCAACCTTTCAATCCTGGACAACGTACCAAACGACCGTCTGGCAACAACAAGTCCGGGAAATGGAACGATATCGCACGGCTGTCGCCTTTCAACAGGAACAGATTGCTAACTTGGCCGATACGGTACAGGCTACTACGACACGTCTACAGCCTCTGGCAGGTCTAGATTCTTTGATTCAAACGGCAACTGCGGGATATACCTACGTGACCTTTCTGCTGCACGTACTGGGTACGCTCAACGTGCTTTGGCTGTTGACGTTGCCGCGACGGTGTCGAACGTTTCGATCCTACTTGGTGGCGATCGTCATGACCGAAGCTGCTTTGGAATTGCTGTTGACGGCGGCAGTGTCTACGCCGCAACCGTATTTGAACATTGACGATGGAGAACGAATTCGTTTGATTACAGAATTGCGCAAGTACGCGCTGTTTTTAGAATGTGTGGGATACGTGGCTGGAATAGTGTCGTCGCTTTTTCCTACCTATCGGAATGTACCagcggaagaagaatatCAGAACTGTCTTTCTTACCACAACCGACTTCGGTCAGCAAAAGAAGATAGTCGACCACGGCTAAGAGAAACTTCGCCGTTGCGTCAGTCATTCAGTTCTGCGGGTGGAGAGAGGGGTGTGAACTTTCCAACCAGCTCTGAAAACTATTCGCCAAGGTACGGCCCGCTTCCGCCTATTCGTTGCGAAACGCACACCAAGACTACCCGTGCGGAACATGAGGGAGACGTGAGGGATCCAGAGTACAGACAGATCTACAGGCCAACATTAGCGAGGGTGGGGTTTCATCAACCAACACAGAGATCGGTGGCTCCTTCGAACATCAGTTTATATCACGCGAAGAGGCCAACAACTGACACCGCGAGTTTCTATGACTTTGGTCCTGTTGTCAGCACCGACTCTCGACATTCGCTACACAAAGGAGGTTCCGCCGCGCTGGGTTGTCCAAACGAAGTTTGTGTTGCCCGTACGGCTCAGTCACTCCACACACGGCCTTTTGAAAACCCAGACATGGCTGCACGGGaatcgattgacagtgagtcagGAATTGCAGCCCAAGAAAGTGGCCTGTCAGCGCAGACCCTACAGATCGAGGGATCAGATTCACAACCATTGACGGAACAGTTTTGTATGGACAATGATGAGAATGGCTTGACGAATTTCTCGCCTTCTTTGGAGCAAGACCAAGCCTACCGGAGGATGGATTGTTTGCCATCGACGTACACGGCATCGAATGAAAGTCGGAAACGGAAGCGTCCGAAGGATCAAGCCAAAGAGTGGAGCACTTCGATCAAGAGGGCCCATACTCACTTGGCGTGA